The following are from one region of the Candidatus Hydrogenedentota bacterium genome:
- a CDS encoding type II toxin-antitoxin system HicA family toxin → MKRRELLDHLLREGCTLVREGARHSWWSNPENNRRSSVPRHNEIPNPLALKICRDLGIKRPF, encoded by the coding sequence TTGAAGCGGAGGGAGCTGCTGGATCATTTACTTCGCGAAGGTTGTACTCTCGTTCGTGAAGGCGCGCGGCATTCATGGTGGAGCAACCCTGAGAATAATCGGCGTTCGTCGGTTCCCCGCCACAACGAAATTCCAAATCCCTTGGCCCTGAAAATCTGCCGCGATCTTGGAATCAAGCGACCATTTTGA
- a CDS encoding type II toxin-antitoxin system HicB family antitoxin translates to MQNTYTAMIQQDEEWWIGWIEEVPGVNSQGTTRTELIENLRSALEEAIEMNKADALALATGSYVEESITL, encoded by the coding sequence ATGCAAAATACGTATACGGCCATGATTCAGCAGGACGAAGAATGGTGGATTGGCTGGATCGAAGAAGTCCCGGGAGTCAACAGCCAAGGCACCACGCGCACGGAGCTCATCGAAAACCTTCGTTCAGCGTTGGAAGAAGCCATTGAAATGAACAAGGCCGATGCGTTGGCTCTCGCCACCGGCTCGTACGTGGAGGAGTCGATTACGCTTTGA
- a CDS encoding ATP-binding cassette domain-containing protein encodes MSDMALRLIDIRKAFGGAPALRGARLDVQAGEIHGLVGENGAGKSTLINIATGVLRADAGSVEIDGNTAHLANPRHAGALGVAVVHQEADLFPQLSIAENMLLSQGLVTGRFGLINWAATHRAAARMVAEMGESFDVRAPASGLSVARRMMAEIAAALSRNARVLFLDEPTASLTGNEIESLFARLRELRGAGVAIVFVSHRLEEVTALCDRVTIMRDGETVATHPTAELSIEKIVSLMIGRARVESVRRPKRTHETERALRFEVVGATDAENAFKDVSLCVQAGEIVGVYGFVGAGRSELAQAVFGIRRLRSGHVKVDGAEASISSPRDAVKHGIAYLPEDRLVQGVFRSHPLRANASVAALPSLSSLTWIRRSDEVALGEKVVRDMRVRARSIEQPIGALSGGNQQKVVFGRWQAVEPKVFLLDEPTRGVDVGAKTEIHALINDMADRGAAVVLISSELPEIMAMSDRVITISAGKITGEFDPRSDEEHAIATAAVPKSGAAETVPAATRSAAVRAAAFREGGLLAITLALCGVMAILRPQQFATAQNLLDVLANAALPGIMAQGAMLIICAGGIDISVGAMMGLIAAIAGMAALNGAPPLVCVAAACVLGCAFSMLNAATSLIARIHPIIVTLAGISIYRGAMLYVLSAREVVNLPASYRALADGTLFGAPKVCYYVIAVTLVTFIVLHFTLVGRKALAIGNSESAARLIGLSKTKLTLFVFAYSGALTGIAAIMHGAYYGNVQSNAGDGLELKAIAAAVIGGTNILGGRGSAFGTLLGAFLVALMYNALTLLGISSYWQNLFVGALILGAVVTDTSLQRLRKPA; translated from the coding sequence ATGTCAGACATGGCATTGCGCCTGATCGATATTCGAAAAGCCTTCGGCGGTGCGCCCGCGTTACGCGGCGCTCGGCTCGACGTGCAGGCGGGGGAAATCCACGGACTGGTCGGTGAGAACGGCGCCGGGAAAAGCACGCTGATCAATATAGCCACGGGGGTGTTGCGTGCGGACGCCGGCTCGGTCGAAATCGATGGGAACACGGCACACCTCGCCAATCCGCGTCACGCTGGCGCGCTTGGCGTCGCCGTCGTACACCAGGAAGCCGATCTCTTTCCGCAGTTGAGCATTGCCGAAAACATGCTGTTGTCGCAGGGGCTGGTTACGGGCCGCTTCGGACTTATAAATTGGGCGGCAACGCATCGCGCGGCCGCCCGCATGGTCGCAGAAATGGGCGAATCGTTCGACGTGCGCGCGCCGGCAAGCGGTCTCTCGGTCGCCCGCCGTATGATGGCGGAAATCGCCGCCGCGTTGTCGCGCAACGCGCGCGTGCTGTTTCTCGACGAACCCACCGCGTCGCTCACCGGCAATGAAATCGAAAGCCTCTTTGCGAGATTGCGCGAGTTGCGCGGTGCGGGTGTTGCCATCGTCTTCGTCAGCCACCGACTCGAAGAAGTCACGGCGCTCTGCGATCGGGTGACAATCATGCGCGACGGCGAGACTGTCGCGACGCACCCGACGGCGGAACTGTCCATCGAGAAGATCGTTTCCTTAATGATCGGACGTGCGCGCGTCGAATCCGTACGGAGACCCAAACGGACGCATGAAACGGAACGCGCGCTTCGGTTTGAGGTTGTAGGCGCCACCGACGCGGAAAATGCGTTCAAGGACGTGTCGCTCTGCGTGCAAGCTGGCGAAATCGTCGGCGTTTACGGCTTTGTCGGGGCGGGGCGTAGCGAACTCGCGCAGGCGGTATTCGGAATTCGGCGATTGCGCTCGGGTCACGTCAAGGTGGACGGCGCCGAAGCTTCCATTTCCTCGCCCCGCGACGCGGTAAAACACGGCATCGCCTATTTGCCCGAAGACCGGCTTGTGCAGGGCGTGTTCAGGAGTCATCCGTTGCGCGCGAATGCCAGTGTCGCCGCGTTGCCATCCCTGTCGTCTCTGACGTGGATTCGACGTAGCGACGAAGTCGCGCTTGGCGAGAAAGTCGTGCGCGACATGCGCGTACGCGCCCGGTCGATCGAGCAGCCCATCGGCGCGTTGAGCGGTGGCAATCAACAGAAGGTTGTGTTTGGACGCTGGCAGGCGGTCGAACCGAAGGTGTTTCTGCTCGATGAACCGACACGTGGCGTGGACGTCGGCGCGAAAACCGAGATTCATGCGCTCATCAACGACATGGCGGATCGCGGCGCCGCGGTAGTGCTGATCAGCTCGGAATTGCCCGAGATCATGGCGATGAGCGATCGCGTTATAACGATTTCAGCCGGGAAAATCACGGGTGAGTTCGACCCGCGATCCGACGAAGAACATGCCATTGCCACTGCCGCTGTGCCGAAATCAGGTGCAGCGGAAACCGTGCCAGCGGCGACGCGCAGCGCGGCGGTGCGCGCCGCGGCGTTTCGCGAGGGAGGCCTGCTCGCCATTACGCTCGCGCTGTGCGGAGTCATGGCCATACTGCGCCCACAACAATTCGCAACCGCGCAAAACCTGCTCGATGTGCTGGCGAACGCCGCGCTACCGGGCATCATGGCGCAAGGCGCGATGCTGATTATCTGCGCGGGTGGGATCGACATCTCCGTTGGCGCGATGATGGGGCTGATCGCCGCGATCGCCGGCATGGCCGCGCTGAACGGGGCGCCCCCCTTGGTATGTGTTGCGGCCGCATGCGTACTGGGGTGCGCGTTCAGCATGCTGAACGCGGCTACGTCGCTCATCGCGCGCATTCATCCCATTATCGTCACGCTCGCCGGCATCAGCATCTACCGTGGGGCGATGCTATACGTGTTAAGCGCGCGCGAAGTCGTAAACCTTCCCGCGTCGTACCGCGCGCTGGCCGATGGGACACTCTTCGGCGCGCCAAAGGTCTGTTACTACGTCATCGCCGTTACGCTCGTTACGTTCATTGTCCTGCACTTTACGCTCGTGGGCCGGAAGGCCCTCGCGATCGGCAACAGCGAGAGCGCGGCACGATTAATCGGACTTTCAAAGACCAAGCTGACATTGTTCGTCTTCGCCTATTCGGGCGCGCTCACCGGCATCGCCGCCATTATGCACGGCGCATACTACGGCAACGTGCAATCGAACGCTGGCGACGGTCTCGAATTGAAAGCAATCGCCGCCGCGGTTATCGGCGGAACAAATATTCTCGGCGGGCGCGGCTCGGCGTTCGGCACGCTGCTTGGCGCGTTTCTCGTCGCGCTCATGTACAACGCGCTTACCCTGCTCGGCATCAGCTCGTACTGGCAAAACCTGTTCGTCGGCGCGCTCATACTGGGCGCGGTCGTGACGGATACGTCGCTCCAACGGCTGCGGAAACCCGCATGA
- a CDS encoding ABC transporter permease: MMRALLGRDAALLAVLLAMFAGFSLTVDGFFDWFNILDRARYWVVPGIIAVPMTFIIATAGIDLSVGSIVALSGIVLGIVFQDLHAPITLASFAAILIGAIAGAVNGGVVSLLGVPPLVVTLATMALFRGIAMGFSKGAPKGGFPGGFTWISQGDLFSLPLGGSPAYVPAPIVALAVVVLAGGLIMRRTWIGRFTELTGESETAARFAGIRSNWLKFGIYTVCGALCGIAALFHTALYATAKADTAQGLELDVIACVVVGGTRISGGRASVTGTLLGLLIIGMLKYGLEMAGVKSQYIIIFVGVLLIATAVFNEWVSARGERA; the protein is encoded by the coding sequence ATGATGCGCGCGCTGCTCGGACGGGACGCCGCCCTGCTTGCCGTGCTGTTGGCCATGTTTGCCGGATTCAGTCTGACCGTCGACGGCTTCTTCGACTGGTTCAACATTCTCGATCGCGCTCGGTACTGGGTGGTGCCGGGCATCATCGCCGTGCCGATGACTTTTATCATCGCAACCGCGGGGATCGATTTGTCCGTCGGCTCGATAGTCGCCTTGTCGGGAATCGTGCTGGGCATTGTTTTTCAAGATCTCCACGCTCCGATCACGCTCGCCTCTTTTGCGGCAATCCTCATCGGCGCAATCGCCGGAGCGGTCAATGGCGGTGTCGTCAGCCTGCTTGGCGTCCCCCCGCTGGTGGTAACGCTCGCGACGATGGCCCTGTTTAGGGGCATCGCGATGGGCTTCAGTAAGGGCGCGCCGAAGGGCGGCTTTCCAGGCGGGTTCACCTGGATTAGTCAAGGTGACCTCTTCTCGCTGCCGCTGGGTGGTTCGCCGGCATATGTTCCGGCTCCCATTGTTGCGCTGGCTGTTGTCGTGCTTGCCGGCGGACTTATCATGCGGCGTACGTGGATCGGCAGGTTTACGGAACTTACGGGCGAAAGCGAGACCGCCGCCCGATTCGCCGGCATACGTTCGAACTGGCTGAAGTTCGGCATCTACACGGTCTGTGGCGCGCTGTGCGGCATCGCCGCGCTGTTTCACACGGCCCTCTACGCGACCGCGAAGGCCGACACCGCGCAGGGTCTCGAATTGGACGTCATCGCATGCGTCGTCGTCGGTGGTACACGGATCAGCGGAGGCCGGGCTTCGGTGACGGGCACTTTGCTCGGCTTGCTGATCATCGGTATGCTGAAGTACGGGCTCGAAATGGCGGGCGTAAAGTCCCAGTACATCATCATTTTCGTGGGCGTACTGTTAATTGCCACCGCGGTGTTCAACGAATGGGTCAGTGCGAGAGGGGAACGGGCATGA
- a CDS encoding substrate-binding domain-containing protein — protein sequence MPKLVGIPFFTATEKGAKEAGAELGVEVVFDGPPKNDVQLQVQMIETWIAKGFDAIAVAPNDPDAIAPVLEKARKRGITVIAWDADAKKEARDFFVNQCTSASVARALMDVMAEGAGPEAKYLIVTGSLTAANQNIWMAEMEKYRQEKYPNLKNLSETPKVSEEDPALATQVTADSLKAYPDLQGIFAITSVALPGASEALRKSGMADKVFLTGLTTPNSMKEYIADGTVKKFVLWNPVDLGYLAVHAATASAKGDLTPGATTFKAGRLGERSILDGDQIILGDPIVFSKENIGQYDF from the coding sequence ATGCCGAAGCTGGTGGGCATTCCCTTCTTCACCGCGACGGAAAAAGGCGCGAAAGAGGCCGGCGCGGAACTGGGCGTCGAAGTGGTGTTTGACGGGCCGCCGAAAAACGACGTTCAACTCCAGGTGCAGATGATCGAGACCTGGATTGCGAAAGGATTCGACGCAATCGCCGTCGCGCCAAACGATCCCGACGCCATCGCACCCGTGCTCGAAAAGGCGCGCAAGCGTGGTATCACGGTCATCGCGTGGGATGCCGACGCGAAGAAGGAGGCGCGCGATTTCTTCGTGAACCAGTGCACCTCCGCAAGCGTTGCGCGCGCCTTGATGGACGTCATGGCCGAAGGCGCCGGACCCGAAGCGAAGTACCTCATCGTCACCGGCTCGCTCACCGCCGCGAATCAAAATATCTGGATGGCGGAAATGGAAAAATACCGCCAGGAGAAATATCCGAACTTGAAGAATCTGTCCGAAACGCCGAAGGTTTCGGAAGAGGACCCCGCGCTCGCGACGCAGGTTACCGCCGATTCGCTGAAGGCCTACCCCGATTTGCAGGGTATTTTCGCGATTACGTCCGTCGCGCTCCCCGGCGCATCCGAAGCGCTTCGCAAGTCCGGCATGGCCGACAAAGTGTTCCTCACCGGACTCACCACTCCGAACAGCATGAAGGAGTACATCGCCGACGGCACGGTCAAGAAGTTTGTGCTGTGGAACCCGGTCGACCTTGGCTACCTCGCCGTTCACGCCGCCACCGCGTCCGCCAAAGGCGATCTCACACCCGGCGCAACGACGTTCAAAGCCGGTCGGCTCGGCGAACGCAGCATCCTCGACGGCGATCAGATAATCCTCGGCGATCCGATTGTCTTCAGCAAGGAAAACATCGGCCAGTACGACTTCTAA
- a CDS encoding alpha/beta hydrolase, producing MKRALHVLLRALVLFAVVVVVFYVVFFFAQQPLIYQSAREVTRTPGDFGWAFENIVMPVNGETTTGWYLPMENARGTILLCHGNGGNVGSHLDVTRLFREMNFSVLIFDYGSYGESTGSPSEERVYADAKAMWDYLTKQRSLPPDSIIIWGQSFGGAAACDLASKVRPAALVLESTFTSMADAAFSNFPYFPADWFLRSHFRCIDKIGKVQSPVLIIHSIDDTQYPIAHGKALYARAPEPKHFIETRGDHYDTVPPKSRYRPQIESFLTSARAN from the coding sequence ATGAAACGGGCGCTTCACGTACTGTTGCGCGCGCTCGTTCTATTTGCCGTCGTGGTTGTGGTGTTTTACGTCGTCTTTTTCTTTGCACAACAGCCGCTGATCTACCAGTCCGCACGCGAGGTGACACGAACACCTGGCGACTTTGGTTGGGCCTTTGAGAACATCGTCATGCCCGTGAACGGCGAAACGACGACCGGCTGGTATCTCCCAATGGAAAACGCCCGTGGCACAATTCTCCTTTGCCACGGTAACGGCGGCAATGTCGGCTCGCATCTTGATGTTACGCGTCTGTTCCGCGAAATGAATTTCTCCGTACTGATTTTCGATTACGGCAGCTATGGCGAAAGCACAGGCTCGCCGTCGGAAGAGCGGGTATACGCCGACGCGAAGGCGATGTGGGACTACCTGACGAAACAGCGCAGCCTTCCGCCAGATTCGATTATCATATGGGGTCAATCATTCGGTGGCGCCGCCGCGTGCGACCTTGCATCGAAGGTAAGACCTGCAGCACTCGTCCTGGAAAGCACGTTTACTTCCATGGCGGACGCAGCTTTTTCGAATTTCCCGTACTTCCCCGCCGACTGGTTCTTGCGCAGTCATTTTCGCTGCATTGACAAGATTGGAAAGGTACAGTCACCGGTGCTTATCATCCACAGCATAGATGACACACAATACCCAATCGCTCACGGTAAGGCGCTCTACGCGCGCGCACCGGAACCCAAGCACTTCATCGAAACCCGCGGCGACCACTACGATACCGTGCCGCCGAAATCGCGATATAGGCCTCAAATCGAATCGTTTTTGACGAGCGCTCGCGCGAATTGA
- a CDS encoding sulfatase, with amino-acid sequence MKIRRRTFIASAATAATAALAAPSPSRKPNLVFVFADQWRAQATGYAGDPNVKTPNIDRLATESINCRNAISGCPVCSPYRGTLMTGQYPHTHGVFVNDVPLNNGATSFAQALNAAGYATGYIGKWHIDGHGRSSFIPRERRQGFEFWRVMECTHDYNNSYYYGDDDTKLKWDGYDAVAQTREAQRYIRERQDDKPFALFLSWGPPHDPYETAPPEYRAMYNAARLILRHNVPGEFEATASRIAAGYYAHCSVLDTCVGDLLKTIDDCGIADDTLFVFTSDHGDMLGSHGETHKQRPWDESIRVPFLLRYPRRFGRRARNCDMLLNSVDIMPTLLGLCDAPLPQSVEGNNRSRELSRSGVDDEDAALLACYVPFGQWTRAKGGREFRGIRTARYTYIRSLNGPWLLYDNETDPYQLANLCNVPGYEKLRRHLDAILTRKLDKAGDTIMPSQHYIDKWGYTTDANETVRYAP; translated from the coding sequence ATGAAGATTCGCCGCCGCACATTCATCGCCTCCGCCGCGACCGCCGCAACCGCCGCGCTCGCGGCGCCTTCTCCATCGCGTAAGCCCAATCTCGTCTTCGTATTCGCCGATCAATGGCGCGCGCAGGCGACGGGCTATGCGGGCGATCCCAACGTTAAGACACCAAACATCGATCGGCTCGCCACCGAAAGTATCAATTGCCGTAACGCAATCTCCGGGTGTCCGGTTTGTTCGCCATACCGCGGCACGCTTATGACCGGCCAGTACCCCCACACGCACGGCGTGTTCGTAAACGATGTGCCGCTGAACAACGGCGCGACGTCATTCGCACAGGCGCTGAACGCCGCGGGGTACGCGACCGGATACATCGGCAAGTGGCACATTGACGGACACGGGCGGTCGAGTTTCATTCCGCGCGAGCGGCGGCAGGGCTTTGAGTTCTGGCGCGTGATGGAATGTACGCACGATTACAACAACAGCTATTACTACGGCGATGACGACACAAAATTGAAGTGGGACGGCTATGACGCCGTTGCGCAAACGCGCGAAGCGCAACGGTACATCCGGGAACGGCAGGACGACAAGCCGTTCGCGCTGTTCCTCTCCTGGGGACCACCGCACGATCCGTATGAGACCGCGCCGCCGGAGTACCGTGCGATGTACAACGCCGCGCGACTCATATTGCGCCACAATGTCCCGGGCGAGTTCGAGGCGACTGCGAGCCGAATCGCCGCCGGGTATTATGCGCACTGTTCCGTGCTCGACACCTGCGTAGGCGATTTGCTGAAGACTATCGACGACTGCGGTATCGCGGACGACACGTTGTTTGTATTCACGTCCGATCACGGCGATATGCTCGGGTCGCACGGCGAAACGCACAAGCAACGCCCGTGGGACGAATCGATTCGGGTGCCGTTTCTGTTGCGGTACCCGCGCCGATTCGGCCGCCGCGCGCGCAACTGCGACATGCTGCTGAACAGCGTTGATATCATGCCGACGCTTCTCGGTCTGTGCGATGCGCCGTTGCCGCAATCCGTTGAAGGGAACAATCGCTCGCGCGAGTTGTCGCGCAGCGGTGTCGATGACGAGGATGCCGCGCTGCTTGCGTGTTACGTTCCGTTCGGTCAATGGACCCGCGCGAAGGGCGGGCGTGAGTTTCGCGGCATACGCACGGCGCGCTACACGTACATTCGGTCGCTCAACGGACCGTGGCTGTTGTACGACAACGAAACCGATCCGTACCAACTGGCCAATTTGTGCAACGTTCCCGGTTACGAAAAGCTTCGGCGCCATCTCGATGCGATTCTTACCCGGAAACTCGACAAAGCCGGCGACACGATCATGCCGTCGCAGCATTATATCGACAAGTGGGGCTACACAACGGACGCGAATGAGACGGTCCGGTATGCGCCGTAA
- a CDS encoding twin-arginine translocation signal domain-containing protein — protein sequence MSKSGFSCCGGKECCGGGTDSSDGLHRRDFLKAAAVGGVGAAALLSVEQANAAAQAVAFDQWNASLLERGETRIYRGDDLKHIAMPLGGIGAGQVYLRGDGTLNPWQNFNNFNSNAIVPDSFFAVRTKDSRGAVQARLLQLGDRENAKGVQAIEYSGEYPFAWIRYNDDAIPVRVGLEAFSPYIPLNTKDSGLPAVLFRFTIHNDTDAPVDTAVLVAIPNLVGWDGYSRPEPGPADSEFGGNRNEMLRAGGATLLDMTVSEGNTHELSVPINLRTNDGDVARHMRHCTNVKVYYGRPLPARKESTEGDVYWVSDINGRLSANELSALLDVVEAGATAIVTCDEFSLIHDALNPKKAAAKADIFENFETGSYANWKIEGDAFGDAPATGTFPGQQKVSGWQGTYYLNSWANGDGPVGKATSREFTIEKRFIHFLVGGGAHANETCINLVVDGKTVATEVGQNTEQLRPVRWDASEHLGKKAVIEIVDTNTGGWGHILIDDIQFSDAPRLSLTDPVLAERLRNALPFTARGTKAYDFKTRAKSAEQKELGEIESPPRWTVRGFKLKDGAKIITRDERGAPPRMIAGPCGNGRLVITNGAMHDEAQGNTKKLLIGVVLANAIEGARYKPQNGIAADSPLAGSMALAVLPERGVVTQALPQAQSFREILDQFAEGVLKATTGGPSPEGRSWTGALSAHVSLAAKEERTVTFVLAWHFPNRTRDLAYGWGPERYQYDHRLGNQYNNWFKSAKEVVAYVSDNHARLVEETRRFHTTFYNSTLPQYYLDAVIANASLTRSPIYVWLEDGTVGGFEGADRCCPMNCTHVYNYAMTTAYTFPALERNVRETDLLVQMHPEEHYIPHRTVLPLSLPRLGKNIGGPEHPALDGELGTVLKTYREWQMHGDRAWLSKVWDRVRLLMLYIMKEHDTDGDGVIKGEQPNTYDTHLFGSNTFIGTLYLAALRAAEEMANVMGDKDSAKTFRDRFEKGRAGYDATCWDGEYYKNVFDAPSADDKTYNSNNCYGPGCFSDQLLGQWWAHVLGLGYVLPEERVRQALYAIYKHNWRADLTDHKHNQRVFAAGTEKGLLVGSWPKGGRPERPILYCDEVWTGIEYHVAATMLYEGMVNEALQIVRGARDRYTGSQRNPWSEIECGQHYARAMSSYSLMHAAAGLVYDAGAARISMAPRLMQHNFKAFFTAANGWGSLSQLRNNKLQRNSVEVRYGTVELKEFVVETSHTTSRPQVAFEAGREKARGTATFTGGACRIALHKPIVLESGDSMNVVLSW from the coding sequence ATGTCAAAATCCGGGTTCTCGTGTTGCGGAGGCAAAGAATGTTGCGGGGGCGGGACGGATTCAAGCGACGGTCTCCACCGGCGCGATTTCCTGAAGGCCGCCGCGGTCGGCGGTGTCGGCGCGGCAGCGCTGCTATCGGTCGAGCAGGCGAACGCTGCGGCGCAAGCGGTTGCGTTCGATCAGTGGAACGCTTCGCTGCTCGAACGGGGCGAAACGCGCATTTACCGCGGCGACGATCTGAAGCATATCGCAATGCCGCTGGGCGGTATCGGCGCAGGGCAAGTCTACCTGCGCGGGGATGGCACGCTTAACCCGTGGCAGAATTTCAACAACTTCAACAGCAACGCCATCGTCCCGGATTCGTTCTTCGCGGTGCGTACCAAGGACAGTCGCGGCGCCGTTCAGGCGCGCCTGCTGCAACTGGGCGATCGCGAAAACGCGAAGGGCGTGCAGGCTATCGAGTACTCGGGCGAGTATCCGTTTGCGTGGATTCGCTACAACGACGATGCGATACCCGTGCGCGTGGGCCTCGAGGCGTTCTCCCCGTACATTCCGCTAAACACAAAGGACTCCGGGCTGCCCGCGGTCCTGTTTCGGTTCACGATACACAACGACACGGACGCTCCCGTGGACACGGCGGTACTGGTGGCAATTCCGAATCTCGTGGGATGGGACGGGTATTCGCGGCCGGAGCCCGGTCCGGCAGACTCCGAATTCGGCGGAAACCGAAACGAAATGCTGCGGGCCGGCGGCGCGACGCTGCTCGATATGACCGTGTCCGAGGGCAATACGCATGAGTTGTCGGTCCCGATAAACCTGCGCACAAACGACGGCGATGTAGCGCGGCACATGCGGCACTGCACGAACGTAAAGGTGTACTACGGCCGCCCACTGCCGGCGCGCAAGGAATCGACGGAAGGCGACGTGTATTGGGTATCGGATATCAATGGGCGGCTCTCGGCGAACGAGCTTTCGGCATTGTTGGATGTTGTCGAGGCGGGAGCAACCGCCATCGTCACATGCGATGAGTTCTCTCTGATTCACGATGCGTTGAACCCGAAAAAAGCAGCCGCCAAGGCGGATATCTTCGAGAATTTTGAGACCGGCTCGTATGCGAACTGGAAGATCGAGGGCGACGCGTTCGGCGATGCGCCGGCGACAGGCACGTTTCCGGGGCAACAGAAGGTGTCCGGGTGGCAGGGTACGTATTACCTGAATTCGTGGGCGAACGGCGACGGACCCGTCGGCAAGGCAACGTCGCGCGAATTCACGATCGAAAAGCGGTTCATTCACTTCCTCGTCGGCGGCGGCGCGCACGCAAACGAGACCTGTATCAATCTCGTCGTGGACGGAAAGACAGTCGCTACGGAGGTCGGACAAAACACCGAACAGTTGCGTCCCGTCCGCTGGGACGCGTCCGAGCATCTAGGCAAAAAGGCTGTGATCGAGATCGTCGATACCAACACGGGCGGCTGGGGCCACATTCTGATCGACGACATTCAGTTCAGCGATGCGCCACGGCTGTCGCTGACCGACCCAGTGCTTGCGGAGCGATTGCGCAACGCGCTGCCGTTCACCGCGCGCGGCACGAAAGCCTATGACTTCAAAACGCGTGCGAAATCCGCGGAACAAAAGGAGTTGGGCGAGATCGAGTCGCCGCCGCGATGGACCGTGCGCGGTTTCAAGTTGAAGGACGGCGCAAAGATTATCACCCGGGACGAGCGCGGTGCGCCCCCCAGAATGATCGCCGGCCCATGCGGAAATGGCCGCCTCGTTATTACGAATGGCGCAATGCACGACGAGGCGCAAGGTAATACCAAGAAACTGTTGATTGGCGTCGTGCTCGCCAATGCCATCGAAGGGGCAAGATACAAACCGCAAAATGGCATTGCCGCGGATTCGCCGCTGGCCGGATCGATGGCGTTGGCGGTGCTGCCGGAGCGCGGTGTCGTCACGCAGGCGCTGCCGCAAGCGCAATCGTTTAGGGAGATACTCGATCAGTTCGCGGAGGGTGTACTCAAAGCGACTACAGGCGGCCCCAGTCCGGAGGGACGTTCATGGACGGGCGCATTGTCCGCGCACGTGTCGCTTGCCGCGAAGGAAGAGCGCACAGTGACGTTTGTACTTGCGTGGCACTTTCCAAACCGCACGCGCGATCTCGCCTACGGTTGGGGGCCGGAACGGTACCAGTACGACCACCGCCTCGGGAACCAATACAACAATTGGTTCAAGAGCGCGAAGGAAGTCGTCGCATACGTCTCGGACAATCACGCACGCCTTGTCGAGGAAACACGCCGGTTCCACACGACGTTTTACAACAGCACGCTGCCCCAGTATTACCTTGACGCGGTCATCGCGAACGCGTCGCTCACGCGATCGCCCATTTACGTGTGGCTTGAAGACGGTACCGTTGGCGGGTTCGAAGGCGCGGACCGCTGCTGTCCGATGAACTGCACGCACGTCTACAACTATGCCATGACAACCGCGTATACGTTCCCAGCGCTGGAGCGCAACGTGCGCGAGACGGACCTCCTCGTGCAGATGCATCCGGAAGAACACTACATCCCGCATCGCACGGTGTTGCCGCTGTCGCTGCCGCGGCTCGGCAAAAATATTGGCGGACCGGAGCATCCCGCACTCGATGGCGAACTCGGCACTGTACTGAAGACGTATCGAGAATGGCAGATGCACGGCGATCGCGCGTGGCTTTCGAAGGTGTGGGACCGCGTGCGGTTACTCATGCTGTATATCATGAAAGAGCATGACACCGACGGTGACGGCGTGATCAAAGGCGAGCAGCCGAACACCTACGACACGCACCTGTTCGGAAGCAATACGTTCATCGGTACGCTGTACCTTGCCGCGCTGCGCGCCGCGGAGGAAATGGCGAACGTCATGGGCGACAAGGATTCCGCCAAAACGTTTCGAGATCGTTTTGAAAAAGGCCGCGCGGGGTACGATGCGACGTGCTGGGACGGCGAGTACTACAAGAACGTGTTTGATGCGCCGAGCGCGGACGACAAGACGTACAACAGCAATAACTGTTACGGCCCCGGCTGTTTTTCCGATCAACTGCTTGGCCAATGGTGGGCGCACGTTTTAGGGCTAGGCTACGTACTTCCCGAGGAACGTGTGCGGCAGGCATTGTACGCCATCTACAAGCACAACTGGCGCGCGGACCTTACCGATCACAAGCACAACCAGCGCGTGTTTGCGGCAGGCACGGAGAAGGGACTGCTGGTCGGCTCGTGGCCAAAGGGCGGGCGGCCCGAACGGCCCATCCTGTACTGCGACGAGGTGTGGACCGGTATCGAGTATCATGTCGCCGCGACGATGTTATACGAGGGCATGGTCAACGAGGCGTTGCAGATCGTGCGAGGGGCGCGCGATCGCTACACGGGCAGCCAACGGAACCCCTGGTCGGAGATCGAATGCGGCCAGCATTATGCGCGCGCGATGTCGTCCTACAGCCTTATGCACGCCGCGGCGGGGCTCGTGTACGACGCGGGCGCCGCGCGCATTTCCATGGCGCCTCGGTTGATGCAACACAACTTCAAGGCATTCTTCACCGCCGCGAACGGGTGGGGGTCGTTGTCGCAACTGCGAAATAATAAGCTACAGCGCAACAGCGTCGAGGTGCGTTACGGGACCGTGGAACTGAAGGAGTTTGTCGTCGAAACGTCGCATACGACGTCGCGCCCGCAAGTGGCGTTCGAGGCGGGCCGCGAAAAAGCTAGGGGGACCGCGACGTTTACCGGTGGCGCGTGTCGCATTGCGCTACACAAACCCATTGTTCTCGAATCCGGCGACTCCATGAACGTCGTCTTGTCGTGGTAA